In Salvia miltiorrhiza cultivar Shanhuang (shh) chromosome 4, IMPLAD_Smil_shh, whole genome shotgun sequence, the DNA window ATCATCTCTCTTTCAGCATGTTTGGTATGGAAAATGCTGACAAAATTCTTCTTCAACGACTTGTTTCCTCGGAAACCTCCAACTCCACGCTGCTGATCTCGCtatataaatcacataaattcctTTCCTAGTTACACTCAAATAATTAAGATCAGATTTTGATAATGCCTGAAAACGATCCAAACGTGGTGGAACAGCTGGAGGCGCCGATGCCGTGGATAGGCATGTATGCCGCCGTAGCATCGACGCTCTGCACGCTCGCCATGGCCGCCGACGTCTTCCACGGATTCCGGAGCAGAAAATACTGGTTCCCATCTAAATACTTGTCCCTCAACGCCACTTCCTTGGCTTTGCTATCCGTGGCAATGAAGCTCCCCGTGGATCTCACCACTAAAATGTACTCTGTCACCGACCGCCTTGCAAAGGTCAGCAGCCTCTCCTTCATCTCCATCGTCATGGCTAATTTCCTGACGTCGTTGGGATCCATGGACGACAAGAGCTTGCTGATGAACGTGGTGGCTCTAGGCATTATGGTGATCACCATCACCGGGAATGTGTGCATCCAGGTCATCCAAATGCGGTCTTATCTCGACTTAAGGCGGGCATTTTGGGAAGAATCTGTTGCCATGGGCTTGATGCTCCTCTTGCTGCTTATGTTCATTTCATCTGCTCTCACCATTCTGTCTACTAAACAGTTTCTGGAGACCAGGTACCATGATATGCATAACTCAATCTTGAACGAAGAGGAATTGGTGGATATCACGAAGAAGCTGAGGGTGTTGATCAAGAAATATTGGGTGATGGCGGAGACCAGCAGCCCTCAGTTTGTGATGGCTCGTTCCGTGACAAGCACCGTGTCTGGCATCGTCAGCTTGATCGTTGCCTTTAATTTGGTGGAAGCTGAGATACGGATCGCGGTGAAGGAGGGGATATTTGATCACGCGTTTTCGAGTTATAAGCAGTCGACGAGAGTGATTCTGCTGTCCCAGACTGTTGGAGTGATTGTGGGTGCCATTGCTCCAACGTCGAGGTGGTTTGTCGCGATAAACCATAGAACCTCGACTGGCTGCAGAAGGAGCATCCAAGATGCATTCACAGTGGAGGGCTATTGGACTCAGAAGCTGGTGGAATGGCGACAGAGCTCGTTATCTGTAGAGATTCAACATCTCAAGAGTAGAAAAGTTGTTCATGGTCTGAGAGGACTCATTCTGAGACTTGGCATCTTTGTTCAGCATCTGATTGTTATGGCGAGTAAATTAGTCCTCTCTGTCTCTATCTGCACGATGAGACTAATGAGTTTCTGCCTCAACTACATCAGAAGGTCGAGGCAGAAACACATTTGTGACTCCAACTCTGACTCCGGAGAGGTGGACATGAGGCGCTATGTTATTCAGCTTCAAGGAGAGGCGGAGTTACCTGCAGAAACACTGAGTAACATCTTCAAAGAGGTGGACGAAATCATCAGGAAAGCTAAGAAGAGGAAACCCGAAAAGCTGCTGAATCTCTTGTCCAAATCATGCAACTTCAAAGGGGTGACAGAATTTGATAGCCATCAAGTTCCAACTCTGCATCCTCAAGAGCTTCCTCATTGCTGGGCTCTACCTGTTGTCACACTGGCTTGCATTGCACGGGCAATTCCGAACGTTGAAAAGGACAAATCGGAACGCCTATTGCGTAGCGTCACTGAAGGGCTCCGCTATGTGAAGCTTATAGACAAACTTCTCGACAGAAAAGGGCAATTGGCAAAAACGAGAGCTGCAGCGGAAGCAGTGAGTGTAGAAGCTGAACTAAAGGGCAAGTGGCAGAACAGGGATCTTGATGAAATTTCCATTAAAGGAAAGAATGCGGAGGAAATACTGCAACAACTCCATGAAGATTCTGGAAGAAGAGTGCTCGAGTTCAAGAGAAATCCCAAAAACAGTGTCAAGCAAAACCTTGTTTACTGGAGCCCGGAGGTGATTGCAGCCAACTCAATGTACAGGGTGAGCAAAGCAATTCTGCTCAACCATGGAGGAGGTGAGCAAGTGTTTGAGACATTATCGGTGATGATTGCAGATATAGTGGCTGCGTGCCTCACAAATCTACCGTGGGCAATCAGCAGCATGTGTCACCGCAGTGGCatcgaggaaagagagagaggcgtgCGCAAAGCAGCAAAGTATTTGGGAGAAACTGAAGATATCATCGCACTTATACAACAACGCCAACTTCCCATCTTGGGCCTCCCCCCTCATCGCCCAACTTACATTCAAGAATGGCGAGCCTTGCTTGGCCTCCAAAACCAAAACAAGGATCACATAAGCATCAACATAGAGGAGTGATTATGACAACTAATGTTTATCATTATACTTGACTTCAGTTTTGTTGTTAGAAACATGAATGTAAAGTTTCCATTCTTGTTACAAGCCATAGATAAGAAACAATAATTTCTTCAGTTATGAAATTGATAGTTCTAAGTATAAGTAGGATGCGAATATAAATATAGCGATATCACTACTTATGCAAATCAATGTAGGCATGTTTATACATGTAATAAGTAGTACTAGAGAGTTGTTAGTATGATTAGTCAGGCATGTTTATCAGTGTAGTTGGAAATTTTGAGGACTTCCACGACATTACAATAATTGGAAAATTTTCGACCAGAGAGTTGTTAGTACGAATATGGTTCCGTACCTGGAATAGAATGTCATGCCATTAAAAGGGACGACTCAGCACCAGATAAGAAGAATTGAAGGAGTTAAAGCAATTAGATGATTATGTTAAAACAGAATACATCTGCTCAGCCAGCTTCAACCGTTGGATCTTTACAGTTACACAGCAACGACTAGATCTTCAAGTTAGAGCTGGATTTTGTATCTCATATATTCTTTGTATACGTTGCATTAGAGTTAGAGTTTTTCTGATCATTCTTGCTATCAAAGAAGAGAGTGCTTATGTGAGTAAAAGAGAGAGCTTCTACTGTGAGTTTAGGTGCTTCTTGTAGCTGTTGTGATTGCAGTGTTTCTTGTGCTCATTTTCTCTCGTTTTGATAGTGAATAAAACACCAAGAGTTAATattcccgtggatgtagatctccGGATTGAACCATGTAAAATCCTTTGAGTTCTTGTTAGTTTCTCGATCCTATTAGTTGATGTTCTTGCGAGTGGTGTTGCTGGTTTAATTTGATTACAAATTGGCGCCGTCTGTAGGAAGGGATTTACTCACAACAGCGATTGTTGCAAGTTTGTTTAGCCACAGTGAAGATAATCCATCGAACAAGATTGACTTGAGGAGATTCAGATCATCACGGAGATGCGATTCGATGTGGAGAAGTTCTCCGGAAAGAATGATTTTGGACTTTGGCACATAAAGATGTGTGCTATGCTAATATAGAAAGGATTAGCTGATGCTCTGAAATCGGATCAAGATAAGAAGGATGCGGATTCAAAACCAGACGCGCAAAGAAGGGAGATGATGGAGAAAGCTCATACCACCATCATTCTTTTCCTATATGATAAAGTTTTGAGAGAGGTTTCAAGAGAAACCACTGCTGCAGGAGTATGGGCCAAGTTAGAGTCTCTACATGACAAAATCCTTGGCGAATAGGTTGTACATGATGCAGTGATTGTACTCATATAAGTTTCTTGAAGATAAGGGAATCAGTGAGTAGTTGGATGAGTTCAACAAGTCCATTGATGACTTGGAGAACATTGATGTCAGACTAGAAGATGAGGACAAGGCCATCATTTTGCTAAATGCCTTGCCCAAGTCTTTTGATCAGTTGAAAGATGTCATGCTTTATGGCAGAGAAAACACCATCTCACTGGAGGAGGTTCAGTCAGCCCTAAAGGCCAAAGAATTGCAGAGAATGAACAATAGTGCCCAAGATCCTAATGCACAGAGCTTGAATGTAAAGAAATTCAAGGGAAAGAAATCCAAGAAAAGAGCTCATGAAGGCAGCAAACAAGGGCAATCAAAGCCAAAAGAAGGTGAAGAAAATGAGACCAGGTCTTGCCACTAGTGCAAGAAGCTTGGGCACTTAAAGAAAAAATGTTTTGCTTGGAAGAACAAGCAAGGTGAAAAGGAGCAGAAACCTGACTTAGCATATTTTTAAGAGGGAGTTGATACAACTGAGGTGCTAAATATAGTGTAGAAAGCTGTAGAAAAAGACTCGATTATGGACTCAGGTTGCAATTTCCAAATGTGTCCACATAAAGGTCGGTTTCATGAATTCCAAGAAAATAATCAAGGATCAGTTCTAGTGGGCAACAATCAGGTATGCAAGGTTAAAGGAATATGACATATTAAATTGAGAATGCATGATGACTCTGTGAAAATCCTATCATATGTTAGGTATATACCTGGATTAAAAAGGAATTTAATCTCTCTTGGTATGCTTGAGTCAAAAGGGTGCACTTTCAAGTCTGAAAAGGGTAATATattgatgcagcccgaacagagccaagctcgcgccagagcagagaaatcccagagcagaggagtggactttccagagcagcgaagtcatgcactcgccagagaaatcaaaaggccagagcagagaagtcatgcacttgccagaggaatcgtcccgagcagaggaatcgtcccgacaGAGGAACCTCGGCTTTGCTAGAGGAATCGTCTCGAGTAGAGAAATCGTCCCGACAGAGGAACCTCGGCTtttccagaggaatcattccgagcagaggaatcgtcagagcgtacagagctggatttctcgctagggttattttagcttgctgattaagtttcttttgtttccttgtttttaagtttccttgtttttacgttatttccttatttaaattagggttttattttgcctatatatatggctgctgtATGGAACGAAAGGAGAACTTTTAACATATATTTTACCAATCAAATTcgtgagattattctctcttgaggacttcgagttcttcctgaattttgcccaagcaaattcaacctatcggcgtatcggcgagttcatcatccctcgtcgtgtgtcattcaacgtctccgagttgctgtactgatcacatcgttggggtctagagatccgttctctaggaaactacgtagattaggtcaggggttttgggacaaaCTTCCACCCTTTATCTTTATTTCAGTTCTCGTTTTAAGTCTTCCGAACGTGTTATTACATCATTTGGTTTGTGAGATCAGTCCTGCAGGATTCAGTTCTGCACCGGCGAAGATCATATCATATATGTCTGTCATGAAAGGTTCCACTACTGTTATGATACGAATAAGAAAGAATAACCTTTATTACTGAAGggtttgtatactgaaagcaagactttatgcttgtatacattgattcctttgttcactgtgattcttctatctgaaatattgttattgcataatccttttatagtccaatttatctcatactatagattatatggtgtgttgtagatcacagaagatcatataattggaaaaagttgagatataaattgagttcacaatcgaggcaactatggacgagttgctggtttagattgtagcataaatggataaatagtttgtcttggctatttatttatgctagtaccttcgtgtattgaacaggatcacagtgagatgaattcttatattctgactaattaagaatcaagatctcggcgacttaaataatcttaaccttagttggattaatcggtgtaaataatatattgactattgctttgatttatcatgggtgagagttctcttgaagctcaatatactcgatactttgggtgatagcaattattatttgacatgcgattatattgcaataaggaaccgtgtcctgctaataacaggatgataatatcctctcgaggaacttaataagtttatcgtattaaaccctgcaggtggaattagttccaatacgataataagtttaagtggtagcactcgagatgtcatTTAttattaaacgactaattaattaattaattgatcgtcagagaaattaattaattaatggatattggatatcttaaatacggggattaattaagtctaatactagccccgactcacctaaagaataaagaggtaattcagtattaattttctagtggaataaattaatacttgtgtctcgattttattctgggctgaataagaaaatcgagcactgggaggccaaactttattcaagctagtagatccccgcttggcccaataaaggttcAACTCCTTAAGTGGGCGTCCCCTCCTCTCTTAAGCCTTCGGGCTTggtttgatttaattatgttttgggcttattatttaggtatgtctaatacctagtataagtaataagacaaccctaaacctaattaaTCAATCACACACGTGAGGAGACGCCAACTTTGAGGGAGAGGGCTTGAAGcacgttgccacccaacgtcgagctctaccgtgggaacaagttggaagatcaacactggagtctttGATCGTCGAATTTGCAAGTAAGTTTCGAACCCTTGCAATAGGCACttgtgatttttgtatgtacttgtttGGCATCCGGAATGGGTCACGGGCAAATGGATCATACGTCAAACTATGGTtcctacaattggtatcagagccaggttCCAGGATTTCGGCTCTGCCGGATAAATGAGTAGTAAAATCACTAGGGTTTTACGTTAATGTTATCATGTTCTGTCGTCTTGTCGTAGCTGCTCTTCCGTTTTATGTTCTGCTGTTTTGGCTGTTTTTACCACGAGAAAATCCTTGGTTAGTGTAGCTTTTTCCGCTGTATTCGTACTTTGCTGTATTATGTTTTGTACGGGTCGTGGTTTGGCGGAGAAGGAATGGTGCTGATGTGTAGATGGCTGTAGTTAATTTGCGCCTTCTCCATCTGCTAAGGTTTGATCATGGTGAGGATATGTGATTAACGGAATCCGATTCACTGGAGTTCTAACTCCAGCGTTTATGGTGTTCAGATCTAACTCATCACTGATCGGATCAATGGGTGGATGAGGCGCGATGACTATGGTGGCCAAAACAGCGTCCGCTTCGACGTTGATGCTGGTGTGCAGCTCTGCtttggcgcttgatctctctggcgatgagctctgctctggcgcttgatctctctggcgatgagctctgctctggcgcttgatctctctggcgcttgatctctctggcgatgagctctgctctggcgcttgatctctctggcgcttgatctctctggcaatgagctctgctctggtgcttgatctctctggcacttgatctctctggcgatgagctctgctctggcgttgagctctgctctggccttgagctctgctctgctctggcctcgagctctgctctggctgggtagctctgctctgccttgGGCTGCGCAGATCTACCGTGTACCTGATTCTTAGCGGGAAGCTTTGTGGAAGACGATGAGGATTGCCTAAAGATGAAGACttttgtaatagattagtttTCCCTTTGTAATAAAGTAGGCAGGGACGAACAGGTTCCAATTTCTACGACAAGATGACAccttttaagtttttttttgtcGTAAGCATGTCGTGGATTTAATCACCGTTAAGGTGTTTTgagcatgattttatttgcttatGTGAATGTAAATACGCATAGAATATCATGCTAGGTTCTATCACGTTTTCACTAAGCACGTTTTAATTtcaagcgagcatgttttattacatgtgttctagaaatgcatgcttaggttttcagtgtcaacgtgatttaacctgtaaaccttttgaagtaaaagactaagcagataattctatttttttaaataaaattgatatagacctccacggttggtttaagacaaagtaaattgataattggtgtaaacgtccacacgaacgtggcttgcactcgttattaatttgcagcttttgtcggttaaacttctaaattaaaaatattttaatcttgtgaataagtgggagttttgcatgtaaacgttcacactatcgtgacttgcatgtattaatttctgcgtgttattctggaaaggattaaaattaattattttaaccttgagaatagtgggagcttctcgtgtaaacgtccacacgaacgtggcttgcacgggtTAGTTTTTCATGGATTATTGGTCCCATTTTGTCATAAGGATAAGTTGACAATGGAATGAGACCAAAGACTGGGTGTCTGGTCAAACGAAGAACGCGTAAACGttcacacgaacgtggcttgcgtgtaattcgattgggctaacggaggtttcaataatattgttttatcaaaaggttacaatattattgctacgaatctttatgcaataacatgttttctaatgtgcgcttgtttgtttatatttcagatatgactGTTACCCCGCTTATGAATGTTTTATCTGCTAAGCCGCTTACTGgtccgaatttttcggaatggaagcgcaatctgggatttgtcctagacgcggaggagtataagtttgtgcttactactcccgcTTCCGCGAACCTTCATACTCGATCTTCCGAAGAGCAAAGGGAGGCCCATAAGCGGTGGCATAGGGCGAATAATATGGCGAAagcttatattatgaccactatgtcttctgcgttgcagctgcaacatcagtcgttggagactgcagctgcaattatgaggaacctcgaggagctctttggggaatcggaccgatcagtccgttttgaactcatgaggaaactcatgtcttcaaagatgacggaaggttcgtctgtgcgcgagcacgtgcttggaatgattaatcatttcaatgagctggaCGTGCTCGGTGGAGGAATCGAGGATGCTACTAAGGTAGACATGGTTCTCCACACTCTGCCCAAATCCTACGAAAACTTCCAACTCAATGCCTtaatgggcaagaaaaagttcactctaaatgaactgcttaatgagttggtagcggccgagggggtcatgggaaagagtccacaggctttggccactgccacaggacccagttttccaccgaaaggtaggaagaagaaaggggcCCATGGCAAGAAAAGCCAAGCAAAAggtgggagcaagaagaagctaggcccgaccggaggcgttggcaagccaaaggggaaagggaaatgcttcaagtgtcaacaagtaggacattggaagtctgactgtcccatgatgaagaaagctcaaggtatttctactgctcttgtaacggaaacatattcagtttcgagatcttcccatcaatgggttgttgactcgggtgcaactgaccatgtttgttacaccttgcaggggttcatgCGGACAAGGGAGCTTAGTGGAGGCGAGCTGGCACTAtccatgggaaatgaagcaagcttacctgttgtttcaattggagatgtgaatttattgattgatggacatgttttagttttgagagatgtactctatgtttcgggttttcggaaaaacttgatttctaccattcaattacgaaaatatggatattctgttcttttagaagacagtgcagtattcattaaagatggtcaagttttatttagaagtgcagctgattctctttatactttttcatgtccattcgattattcttcatctgcttataccttgactacaaaccaaaagaagagaaagacTTATTCTCTGgagaaccaaactcttctttggcacctaagattgggtcacatcaatctaaggaggatccaaagactggtttccgatggtatcttggagtctctccaagtagaaccaatcccagtctgc includes these proteins:
- the LOC131023295 gene encoding uncharacterized protein LOC131023295, giving the protein MPENDPNVVEQLEAPMPWIGMYAAVASTLCTLAMAADVFHGFRSRKYWFPSKYLSLNATSLALLSVAMKLPVDLTTKMYSVTDRLAKVSSLSFISIVMANFLTSLGSMDDKSLLMNVVALGIMVITITGNVCIQVIQMRSYLDLRRAFWEESVAMGLMLLLLLMFISSALTILSTKQFLETRYHDMHNSILNEEELVDITKKLRVLIKKYWVMAETSSPQFVMARSVTSTVSGIVSLIVAFNLVEAEIRIAVKEGIFDHAFSSYKQSTRVILLSQTVGVIVGAIAPTSRWFVAINHRTSTGCRRSIQDAFTVEGYWTQKLVEWRQSSLSVEIQHLKSRKVVHGLRGLILRLGIFVQHLIVMASKLVLSVSICTMRLMSFCLNYIRRSRQKHICDSNSDSGEVDMRRYVIQLQGEAELPAETLSNIFKEVDEIIRKAKKRKPEKLLNLLSKSCNFKGVTEFDSHQVPTLHPQELPHCWALPVVTLACIARAIPNVEKDKSERLLRSVTEGLRYVKLIDKLLDRKGQLAKTRAAAEAVSVEAELKGKWQNRDLDEISIKGKNAEEILQQLHEDSGRRVLEFKRNPKNSVKQNLVYWSPEVIAANSMYRVSKAILLNHGGGEQVFETLSVMIADIVAACLTNLPWAISSMCHRSGIEERERGVRKAAKYLGETEDIIALIQQRQLPILGLPPHRPTYIQEWRALLGLQNQNKDHISINIEE